A window of Paraburkholderia bryophila contains these coding sequences:
- a CDS encoding IS5 family transposase, which yields MRGMDEMQETLFTTVKLEDFVPADHPLRPIRVLVNDALKRLNGLFSVIYADTGRASIAPEKLMRALLLQVFYSVRSERMLMEQMRYNLLFRWFVGLAIEDAVWDHSVFSKNRDRLLEHEVVEAFFTEVMSLADKRGLLSRDHFSVDGTLIQAWASHKSFRRKDGPEDGPPAGGGRNADTDWRGERRSNATHESTTDPEARLFKKSHKSPAILCYHGHILMENRSGLVVGAVVSHADGFAERASALRLLDCVPGAHAKTVGADKAYDTRDFVNDCRARNVTPHVARNDERSGGSAIDGRTSRHAGYRTSQIIRKRIEEHFGWGKTVGRIRQTVYRGIRRVDQHFKLTMVASNLTRMARMPGVVPQGATR from the coding sequence ATGCGCGGAATGGATGAGATGCAGGAAACCCTGTTCACGACGGTCAAGCTGGAGGACTTCGTCCCGGCAGATCACCCGTTGCGACCGATCCGGGTGCTGGTGAATGATGCGTTGAAACGGCTCAACGGGCTGTTCAGCGTCATCTACGCGGACACTGGCCGTGCCTCGATTGCACCTGAGAAGCTGATGCGAGCGCTGCTGTTGCAGGTGTTCTACTCGGTGCGCAGCGAGCGCATGCTGATGGAGCAGATGCGCTACAACCTGCTGTTCCGCTGGTTCGTCGGGCTGGCGATTGAGGACGCCGTGTGGGACCACTCGGTGTTCTCGAAGAACCGAGACCGGTTGCTGGAGCATGAAGTCGTGGAAGCGTTCTTCACCGAAGTCATGAGCCTGGCGGACAAACGGGGCTTGTTGTCGAGGGACCATTTCTCGGTGGACGGCACGCTGATTCAGGCGTGGGCCAGTCACAAGAGCTTCCGCCGCAAGGACGGCCCGGAGGATGGTCCGCCCGCCGGCGGTGGCCGCAACGCCGATACTGACTGGAGAGGCGAGCGACGTAGCAATGCCACGCACGAGTCGACTACTGATCCGGAGGCGCGATTGTTCAAGAAGAGCCACAAAAGCCCGGCCATCCTGTGCTACCACGGGCACATCCTGATGGAGAATCGCTCAGGGCTGGTGGTCGGTGCCGTGGTTAGTCACGCGGATGGTTTCGCCGAGCGGGCCAGCGCGTTGCGATTGCTCGATTGCGTGCCAGGCGCTCATGCGAAGACAGTCGGTGCCGACAAGGCGTATGACACCCGTGACTTCGTGAACGATTGCCGCGCTCGCAACGTGACACCGCATGTCGCGCGCAACGATGAGCGTTCGGGCGGCAGCGCAATCGACGGGCGCACTTCGCGGCATGCGGGCTACCGGACCAGTCAGATCATCCGCAAGCGTATCGAGGAGCACTTCGGCTGGGGTAAAACCGTCGGTCGGATCCGGCAGACGGTCTATCGCGGCATCCGGCGAGTCGACCAGCACTTCAAGCTGACGATGGTTGCGAGCAATCTGACCCGCATGGCGCGAATGCCAGGTGTGGTGCCGCAAGGAGCGACGCGATGA